The genome window CCGCCAATGATGCCAAAGATGGAGAGCGCCGCCTGAAGCAGTCCACCAATGGAGCCGGCCATGAATGCCATGCCAATGCAGACGGCGCCATAGAAAATGGAGAGCAACTTGGAATACCACAATGTCTGGCGATCGCTGAGTGTGCGTTTAACACAACAATGCACCAGAGGCTTCAGGTAATCCTCCAGCGTCACAGCAGACAGCGAACTAATTGCTGAACTAATCGTGGAGAGGCTGGCGCAAAAGATGCCGGAGACAAAGAGACCCGATAGCCCGGTATAGTCACCCATGGTGTCCAGCACAAACAGCGGCATCACCTGATCCCTTGAGCTAACTCTACCCTCCAGCAGGGGATCACAATTTCGATAATACCAATAGATGCACAGTCCAGAGAAGCAAGTGCTGATGCTAAGCAGGCACAAGATGGGCAGACACCACCAAAGAGCGGCACGAGCCGATCGCAGATTCTTCACCGCCAGCAGACGTTGCACCTGCGTCTGATTCACACCATAGATGGCCAGATAGGTGGCACAGCCACCCAGCACCTGGGTAAACCAGGTGTGTCGCTCACTTGGATCAACGCTTAAATTGCTGAAATCAATGCGTCCATTATCCACGGCTGTTTGCCAGATGACATTCAAGCTACCCGCCTTGATCCAAGCACAGATGATGACACTGAAGACGGCGGCAAACATGAGTATCGATTGATAAATGTCCGTGATGAGGACGGCCTTCATGCCACCCATTGTGGCATAAATGGTGCATACGACGCCCACAATCAACACCGAGAATATTTGACTCAATCCCGTAACAGCTTCCAATGCCAATGCTGGTGCATAAACCACAATACCCATGTACAGTATCATCTGCATCGAGAAGGCCAAAGAGGCGGCCAATCTTGTGGCATATCCAAAACGTTGCTCCAGATATTCATAGACACTGGCCGTCTTCAGGCGATAGAAGACGGGCAGTATGAGGTAGGCGGCAATGGGCGTGGATAACACATACGATAAATTGATGATGACAAACATGGTGCCATACTGATAAATCTCCATGGATACACCCAATATGGTTACGGCCGACATAAAGCTGGCCATCAAACTGAATGCCACTGGCGTAACGCCCATCGAACGATCCGCCAGTAAATATTCCGTTGTTGTACTCTGTTTGTTGCCCCCAAAGCGGTAATAAAGTCCGATCAATATTGAAATGATGAGGACAACAGCCAGGATGGCATAATCCCAACCGCCAAGGGTGGCCATCTCTCCTTTTATAGTCTGGCAGCACTGTATCGGTTAAAGAGCGTGAGAGCGAGCGGGAGAGCGAGTGTGAGAGCTAGCGTTGCCCAACACTAGAGATCCAACCGTTTTGGAGCGTGTAATGAGAGTTAAATTCAACTTGGCCTTTTTTAATCGACAgacaaaacaatatttattatttgattgttGATAACGAGCCAGCGATAAAGCCAACAATTAGTATATATTAAACACTTTCAGCGTTGTCCAATCCGCCTCAGATTGAGATTCAGCCCGAGTACACGCGCGTCTTTAACGTTTGCCGGCCGTCAATGAAATGGCCCAAATGCGTAGGCCCGTCGACTACCATAAAAACCACAAAAGCGACTCTGGCCCAGAGCAACGGTTAAACGGGCCAAAAGGAAACTGCtcatattgtttttgtttttttctgttctgttgttagttcttttttttttttttttttttttgcttttttattgctCCATTGGGTCGCCGCTGTGAGAGATAGCAGCTTAGCGACGACGACAGTGCTCATTACCAACATTACCAACACTTGGGGACAACACGCTGTGTGACCGTCGTCGCCATCGATGCGGCACAGTGGGTTCTCTGCTTAAAGATCGGCATGACGACAATAACAGCAGGTGACCGAATGATAACTACCCTAACACATATTCAACTTTCTTTAACATGCATCCAGTGAATGTTAAACTAATGttcaacaattttcaagtgCTTACATTTGTCAATAGATTGTTGGTAATGATCGCGTGGTTGTATTACTTTTCCTAATAACGTTAAGTACTCTCTCCCAAATGTTAAACTCTCATTAACAAGCTGTCGATACAAGTAATGATCGTGtgataacattaaattttttttacagcaaTTTTTACAGCATCATTACAGTTAAGTCAAATGTTAAACTCGCATTAACTGACAtgattatttttctataagcATCATCTTTACAGTTCTGTTAAATGCTAGTAACAGCTCGCCATTTACAGACAGATTGGTAAATGTTATACACCACACAGTTGACACACATTTTAGCTAAAATTAGATTATGCCCaagatattttaatcttaatgtCTGCGAGACACTGTAACCCATATAAAGACTGTttacttaacaaattttacgattgaaattaattaataaacttaacGCCAGGCGGTCCATGCACTGCCCTTGGCATAATCATATTGAAGTGTTTCTGATATCATATATTTATCACTAACTACACAACACATTCGAGGCGGCATCTCTAATCCCAAGGATAGCATACGAGATCTTGGGATACGTAAGTCACAATATAGATTATAAGGTTTTATGGTAATTGCAACATAAATCGAATTTTACTTAATTGCCTTTAAGAATATAGTTCTTATCAAGAGTATTTTGACTTCGTATTGTCATAAAATTTATCACATTATTTTGGGCTACATTAAGTTAATTACAAAAAGtgatatacataaatatctatatataactAAACAGGTGACTCTAATATGAAGGTGGCAGTATTGCAAAAAGCATAAGAAATACAAATGTGCAGGCCTTTCAAGTAGGTTGtatattgcttaaaatattggtaaagccaaaaaataaaatagaattatgAGAGGCTCTTCTGAACTTCGATTTGAAATATGCTTACGCCCATAAATATTatcacaaacaacaataaacaagaGAGAAAAGTCATCTTCGGCATGCCGAATTAATGATTGATACAGGTTGAGATACACCATATACACAGTATGTAAGATTTGTTTAGATATCGTAAGaaataagcaaaattataattattatgaaaaaagcTTTTGCACCAAGTTTAATCAAAACTAAGAGACTAGTCTACATTGAAACAGACGGCTGattaagaatttatatacttttaggTTATAAAAATCATCCATAGGCACTACGTTAAaattagcaataaaaattaaataaacacatgATCAATGACAAAATCGGCAATAAATGTAGCtgtcattaaaatgcaaatacttTTCTCCATGACTGTAATGATCGGCTAACATAAGATGTTAATAACATGGAGCACTTACCGTGACTTGATACCAGCCAGCTACATTGGGCACCAGTTTACCAAATTTACCACGTGGAATTGGCGAACCACGACGTCGTGACGTTGGACGATCCTGCATAAGTAAGGTGGTCATTTCGCTCATATCGTCATCCTCATCCCAGCGACGGACATCCTGAAGGCGCAGCTTCACATCACTTTTGTGAGGGAACTGTGAGGTCTTGAAGCTGACGCGACGTTTATTACGATCCTTGCGACGCTGATGATCATCATCTGTAACATGGCAAGAGATTAGTGTCAATTCAAAACTCATAacaaaaaagacaacaacaacataccgCCATAGTCCTTTAGCGAGGAATAACGCGAtccaccgccgccgccaccaccTCCACTGTTGCCACCGCCATTGCTATTGCcagcattgttattgttgtagcgCTGACCACCGCCGCCtccgccgccaccgccaccacgCTTAGGCATCGCTCAGAGAATGAAGGCAATACAACAAAGATTGCAGATAATTGCCAGAAGTTGGCTTAGAAAAACAGTCAACTGCACTccgatatatatttatatatagataatcaaataataaacaggATCTGTCTGTGTACGCACACGTTGCAATTGTTATGTTTTGTCCcaatgttgttgcttctttcttttcttgtacgttttctttttttttttggtagtgCGAATTGTGTATGCGCGTGCTTAAATTTccagttgttgcaacaaataACGTAACTAGAACTAAAAATGCGTATTTAATATGCACGACCCGGATTGCGTATGAAAATAAACGTTGATATTTAAAGAGCGCGAATTTGCAACGCAATTTCACAAAATTATCAAAGTATTAGTTCACAGTGTTGTTATAGTTGACAGATGTCATGACAATGGCATTACGACGTTTTACAACACACAGCACCaggtgtttattttaaaaacattttgtgttTACGTACTGAAAAATGGCAACGCCACGTCAACTTgatctggcaacgctgccaacacaaaatataaatacatgcaATATCACATTCACCTTTAAACACACAATAATATCAGCTTAGAAAGGcggcaattttttaaaaaccctAACATGGCCACATCGCGAAAGTGTCGATTCCATGTAAGTGTGGCCGAAACTGAAGATAAATTGGTTAAGGATCTCGGCGATGTGCTAAAACGTTGTGCAAATCGAGCACTCGAAAAATGCGAAACTTTTCGCCTTGGCCTCTCAGGTGAGtgcaaaaatatgtgcaaatgtGTGTGAGTACGTGCGTGTGTGATAAGCTCAACTTGAGATCAGTGCTGCAATTTTAGCTAGTATGTAGCTGGACTTGGTAAATTTTCAAGTGCTACAGCTAACTAGCTGGTTGGAAAAGCtagaacaaataaataatcttaattttCGTATTATTAGTTGCTTTATAGCTTCTTAGCTATTTCTATCTATTTGGAACATTGAAACTCTGTCAGCACTGCTTAAGGTGACCTTACATCGCGCTATTTCAAATATGTACAAAGTCTAGCATCGTCTGTTTTGCATTAACAGGTGGTTCGCTCGTGCAGCTTTTGACCCGCGCACTTGTTGATCTTCAACTGGACACGACATGCTGGAAGTTTTTCTTCTGTGACGAGCGCTATGTGTCTCCTGATCATCAGGAGTCCACCTACTGGGCGTACAAAACACAAATGTCAACCCAATTGCCAAACATTTTGGATAGTCAATTTGTGAAGGCGAACACATCATTGCCCTTGGATGACTGTGCCAATGACTATGAGACACGGGTGAAAGCTGAATTTTGCACAAGCTGTCCAGAGTTTGATTTGTTACTTTTGGGCATGGGACCGGATGGACATACATGCTCATTGTTTCCAGAGCAACCAGCTAGCTTGGCGGAAACTCATCGTCTAGTCATTCCAATTCGTGATTCCCCAAAACCGCCGCCAGAACGTATCACATTTACGCTTCCATTGATCAATAACGCTAAAgatgttgtgtttgttgtcaCAGGTGCCGGTAAAGCTGATGTTGTAAAGGtaagcattatttttaaattaataacaattaaataatacattcttatttaattacagCGCGTGTTTTTCGATCTGGATAAAGAGTTTCCCGCTGCGTGGATAGAACCTAAGCATGGAGAGTTGACATTGCTTGCAGATGCTGGCGCAGCCAAATCATTTGTTAGTCAATCCAAGTGctgttaaaaattgtaaaaaatacatagctaataaaatatttatgctgtTGCGATTTCATCCCAAACGTATATTTGAATGCGCGCCGCGCCCTTCAACAAATACATTGTTGACAACTTAAATGGCGTTGCCACTGACTGCATTGCATTGATGCTGCCGGATcagcataaaatatatattcaattaaaaaggtTAGAAAACAACATACATTTACAATAATTGTGTAAATTAACAAGTAcctagtatatatgtatatatttacatacgcTTTTGTAAGGCAACGTACTTTTGAATTCGCGCACTTTAACAAATATAGTGTTGACAATTCAGATGGCGTTGCCACTGCATTAATCAAACAGAGCAAAGTGCCACCAGATCTGGGCAAAATTGTCGTTCAAGtgaaaatgtaagaaaaaaaaaccacaatttACAAACATTGAGAAACGCAATGCTGCGGTAATAATTATTGcgtaaattaacaaataactgattgataaatatatacgCACACGAACGCATTTGAAATGCCAGACACATTCAGCGAATTCGATGCGGAGCGCGTCTGTCGCGTTTGCCTGCGCGAAGTGGGCGATTTCTACTTCATCTACGATGAGGCGCCCGTGGAGCAGGGCGCGAACATTGCCCAGATACTGAATGAATGCACGCGTTACACCTGCGAGCGGTTCGACAAGATGCCGCATCATATGTGCGATACGTGCATTAAGGCCGCCTGCCAAGCGTATCGCTTCAAACGAGACGCTGAGAAGGCCTATCGCTCCCTGGTCGCGATCCTGGGACAGACTCCGGCAGCGAAGCCAAACAGCAGCGATGTTTGCACCCAGACGGAACAGTTACCAATGCTGCCTTGTGGCATTTGCAATGAGGAATTTCTCAACATTATTGAGCTGCGTATGCATCGCAATCAGCAGCACAAATATATCGAGGAACTCAAGTGCAAATTGTGTGGTGCACAATTTGAACAATTTCGACAATTGCGCAGTCATCTTGTGGAGAAGCACGAtcaaaaaacaacatcaacattcaTGCAACGTCGCGTTGAATGCCGCGAGTGTAATCGCGCCTTTAGTCGGCGGGATCATCTGCTTCGTCAtatgcgcacagtgcacaagtCGGATAAACAGCGCCGGACGCTGACCGAGCAGGAGGAGGATACAATCTGGGCACCTGCCGACGAGACAACCATGCACAGTGGCGATGAATTGGAATCAGCTGCCGTTTTACTCAATGACCAATGCTCCGACGATGATGATAACGAGAACATTGAGAGTGTCTATCAAAGCCATACGAATCCCATATCAAGCAACGAGGAGGCTGACGATGATGAGGCCGATGCCGAGGCTAAGCAATCCCTTTGGCTGCATATTAAACCCGAACCAGAAGCCGAACCGGAGCTAGAACATTGTCCGGCTCCAATAGAGGCGCAAGTAACGCGCGAGAGGcgtaaaagaaaagcaaagatACAGGCAGAtcagaaggaggaggaggcaaaGGAGGAGCAGAAAAGTGCAGCCAGAAATGAGCTGGCAACAACAGAAGTTAAGGGTAAGAAATGCATACATTTGCTCCAAATATTACTCTCATACGAGTACTTTTAATACACAGAGGAGCCACTAGCAGAGCCACAATTACCCATTAAACAGGAGCGACAGCGTGTTGATAGCGTTAATGTGGATGCAGTGGAAGATTTGAAGGGGACACCCACAACAGCGAATGTGCTGCACAGCTCCGATGATGAGGAGGATCAGGATGAGGAAGATTTTTGCAATGATGACAATGACAGCGACTTGGATTACATTGACGAAGACGAAGCTGACGATGAGCGAGAGTTGACAGTCGCTGCTACCACCAAGGATAAGTCAAAGAAGCTGCCACAAGCTGTGGCACCTGTGGAAATCGTGCGAGAATATTTGCAGAAACCATCGACGGCCAAACAacgacgtcgtcgtcgcaataataaacaaactgaTGGCGAACCAAATGCCAATCCCGAGAATCGTTGTGACGTCTGTCAGCGCACATTCTCCCGCCACTGTCACTTGTTGCGCCACCAATTGTCGCATCTGGAGAAGAAGCCGCTCAGTTGTCCGCATTGCTCCAAGGGATTTGCACGCAGCGATCATTTAAAGGCGCATATACAGAGTTT of Drosophila innubila isolate TH190305 chromosome X, UK_Dinn_1.0, whole genome shotgun sequence contains these proteins:
- the LOC117793664 gene encoding putative sodium-dependent multivitamin transporter encodes the protein MATLGGWDYAILAVVLIISILIGLYYRFGGNKQSTTTEYLLADRSMGVTPVAFSLMASFMSAVTILGVSMEIYQYGTMFVIINLSYVLSTPIAAYLILPVFYRLKTASVYEYLEQRFGYATRLAASLAFSMQMILYMGIVVYAPALALEAVTGLSQIFSVLIVGVVCTIYATMGGMKAVLITDIYQSILMFAAVFSVIICAWIKAGSLNVIWQTAVDNGRIDFSNLSVDPSERHTWFTQVLGGCATYLAIYGVNQTQVQRLLAVKNLRSARAALWWCLPILCLLSISTCFSGLCIYWYYRNCDPLLEGRVSSRDQVMPLFVLDTMGDYTGLSGLFVSGIFCASLSTISSAISSLSAVTLEDYLKPLVHCCVKRTLSDRQTLWYSKLLSIFYGAVCIGMAFMAGSIGGLLQAALSIFGIIGGPLLGLFTLGMYVTSANQKGALSGLLLSLAISFWIGFGQPKPPIPSLGMSIEGCPIERSYARDVFLSRSDPEPEPEHYFYLYRISYMWYAALGFVIAFFGGWLLSCCFALFKWDNNRRIYQDADCTLIKHDLFVPPIAKRLQRRQMPRVVVTNTSSTSSSSSEQDVSTKQPTVA
- the LOC117793665 gene encoding probable 6-phosphogluconolactonase; protein product: MATSRKCRFHVSVAETEDKLVKDLGDVLKRCANRALEKCETFRLGLSGGSLVQLLTRALVDLQLDTTCWKFFFCDERYVSPDHQESTYWAYKTQMSTQLPNILDSQFVKANTSLPLDDCANDYETRVKAEFCTSCPEFDLLLLGMGPDGHTCSLFPEQPASLAETHRLVIPIRDSPKPPPERITFTLPLINNAKDVVFVVTGAGKADVVKRVFFDLDKEFPAAWIEPKHGELTLLADAGAAKSFVSQSKCC
- the LOC117793661 gene encoding zinc finger protein 37; protein product: MPDTFSEFDAERVCRVCLREVGDFYFIYDEAPVEQGANIAQILNECTRYTCERFDKMPHHMCDTCIKAACQAYRFKRDAEKAYRSLVAILGQTPAAKPNSSDVCTQTEQLPMLPCGICNEEFLNIIELRMHRNQQHKYIEELKCKLCGAQFEQFRQLRSHLVEKHDQKTTSTFMQRRVECRECNRAFSRRDHLLRHMRTVHKSDKQRRTLTEQEEDTIWAPADETTMHSGDELESAAVLLNDQCSDDDDNENIESVYQSHTNPISSNEEADDDEADAEAKQSLWLHIKPEPEAEPELEHCPAPIEAQVTRERRKRKAKIQADQKEEEAKEEQKSAARNELATTEVKEEPLAEPQLPIKQERQRVDSVNVDAVEDLKGTPTTANVLHSSDDEEDQDEEDFCNDDNDSDLDYIDEDEADDERELTVAATTKDKSKKLPQAVAPVEIVREYLQKPSTAKQRRRRRNNKQTDGEPNANPENRCDVCQRTFSRHCHLLRHQLSHLEKKPLSCPHCSKGFARSDHLKAHIQSLHGNKEHKCVLCEAAFTRPDALERHKLSKHNGEGLDANSELKLQLSEHTCEYCSKRFSSKTYLRKHTLLHTEFLYACKTCDETFKERQQLRSHEKTHTGQRNFLCCICGDSFARNDYLRVHMRRHNGEKPYKCRYCTKAFPRATDLKVHERYHTGTKPNLCNTCGKSFHRAYNLTIHMRTHTGERPYKCDQCQKSFSQSNDLKAHIRRHTGERYKCPHCDAYFLQLYHMRNHCLSAHNKHIETKTGRLQRTGLLDEPTHSHLTTVVIPPTRFQTDAATVTTTTTTAAAASATIATPIIHSPVTYNTNTNTASPASVTVPITLPLVPDTAVGFVGAANNATATTTAPFGAFNIAPVVMAHLMYNHGGNSQQSNASGSETGK